From the genome of Notolabrus celidotus isolate fNotCel1 chromosome 5, fNotCel1.pri, whole genome shotgun sequence, one region includes:
- the banf1 gene encoding barrier-to-autointegration factor has translation MSSTSQKHKDFVAEPMGEKAVMALAGIGEVLGKRLEEKGFDKAYVVLGQFLVLKKDEELFRDWLKDTCGANVKQQGDCYGCLKEWCDAFL, from the exons ATGTCATCGACATCCCAGAAACATAAAGATTTTGTGGCGGAGCCCATGGGCGAGAAAGCTGTGATGGCTCTTGCGGGTATCGGAGAGGTCCTTGGTAAAAGACTGGAGGAAAAAGGCTTTGACAAG GCGTACGTTGTCCTCGGACAGTTCCTGGTGTTAAAGAAAGACGAGGAGCTCTTCAGGGACTGGCTGAAGGACACATGCGGGGCTAATGTCAAGCAACAAGGTGACTGCTATGGCTGTCTGAAAGAATGGTGTGACGCCTTCTTATAA
- the gng3 gene encoding guanine nucleotide-binding protein G(I)/G(S)/G(O) subunit gamma-3, whose protein sequence is MKGDTPVNSTMSVGQARKLVEQLKIEASFCRIKVSKAAADLMAYCDAHSCDDPLITPVPTSENPFREKKFFCALL, encoded by the exons ATGAAAGGAGACACCCCAGTGAACAGCACAATGAGCGTCGGCCAGGCCAGGAAGCTGGTGGAGCAGCTGAAGATAGAGGCGAGTTTCTGCAGGATAAAG GTATCAAAGGCGGCAGCCGACCTGATGGCATACTGTGACGCACACTCCTGTGACGACCCTCTTATCACCCCTGTGCCCACCTCAGAGAACCCATTCAGGGAGAAGAAATTCTTCTGCGCTCTGCTTTGA